From a region of the Chrysemys picta bellii isolate R12L10 chromosome 7, ASM1138683v2, whole genome shotgun sequence genome:
- the LOC135972785 gene encoding general transcription factor II-I repeat domain-containing protein 2A-like, translated as MAKRKIDSENRGFQSRWENEYMFTEIAGKPVCLLCGSNIAVMKEYNLRRHYETKHENKFKNLSAGQKLQKVEELKKNLTSQQTFFTKAKSQSEAAVKASFIVAEEIAKSGRPFTEGEFVKNCMMKVCDVLCPDKTRAFANVSLSRNTVANRVCEMATDLKTQLIERAKDFVAYSLAVDETTDATDTAQLAIFIRGVDSNLCVTEEILDIKSMHGTTKGEDIFGNVFQSVTDMKLPWEKLVGLTTDGAPAMCGEKNGLVGRMRSKMREENCAGELTVYHCIIHQESLSAKVLKMDHVMNTVTQTVNFIRAHGLNHRQFQSFLREIDSEFGDMPYHTEVRWLSRGKVLKRHFELREEICQFMDSKGKDCTVLRDEKWKCELAFLADITSHLSALNLQLQGREHIITDMHDAVKAFQVKLRLWETQMHQCNLSHFPCCQVIRNQESATVFPNATFAEKLSALRTEFARRFSDFEAQKSNFELLRNPFAVDVETAPVEMQMELIELQCNGTLKAKYDTAGPAQFTRFIPEAMPQLRQHAARILSMFGSTYLCEQLFSVMKINKTSHRSRLTDEHLQSILRIFTTQNLTPNINELVAKKRLQVSGSD; from the coding sequence atggccaagagaaaaattgattctgaaaaccgaggctttcaaagccggtgggagaatgagtatatgtttactgaaattgcaggtaaaccagtgtgtctcctttgcgggagtaatatcgctgtaatgaaggagtataacctaagacggcactacgagacgaaacatgagaacaaattcaaaaacctgagcgcaggacagaagctacaaaaggtagaggagttgaagaagaatttgacatcccagcagacgtttttcaccaaagcaaaatcacaaagtgaagctgctgtgaaagcaagtttcattgtggccgaagagatcgccaaatcaggacggccgtttaccgagggggaattcgtaaagaattgtatgatgaaagtgtgcgacgtcctttgtccagataaaacgcgagcgtttgcaaatgtaagcctcagcagaaacactgttgctaatcgggtttgtgagatggcgactgatttgaaaacacagttgattgaaagagcaaaagattttgttgcatactcccttgccgtggatgaaactactgacgcgactgacactgcacagctggcgatatttatccgtggtgtggattccaatttgtgcgtaacagaggaaatactggacattaaatcgatgcacgggacaacgaaaggagaagacatctttggaaatgtatttcaaagtgtaaccgacatgaaactgccgtgggaaaaactcgttggacttacaacagatggcgcacctgctatgtgtggtgaaaaaaatggactggtgggaaggatgcgctcaaagatgcgggaggagaactgtgccggtgagttgacagtgtatcactgcatcatacaccaggaatcgctgagtgctaaagtcctaaaaatggatcatgtgatgaacactgtaacacaaaccgtcaactttatcagagcccacggtttaaatcaccgccaattccagtcttttctgcgggaaatagatagcgagtttggcgatatgccatatcatacggaggtccggtggctaagtcggggaaaagttctcaaaagacactttgagctgcgagaggaaatctgccagttcatggacagtaaggggaaagactgcacagttctgcgggatgaaaagtggaaatgtgagttggcgttcctggctgacataacgtcgcatcttagcgctttaaaccttcaactccagggacgggagcacataataaccgatatgcatgatgcagtgaaggcatttcaagtgaagctgcgcttatgggagacacaaatgcaccaatgcaacttgtctcactttccctgttgccaagtaatacggaaccaagaaagtgccacagttttcccaaatgccacctttgctgaaaaactcagcgcgctgcgcactgagttcgcacggcgcttcagtgactttgaggcacagaaaagtaacttcgagctgcttcgcaacccatttgcagtcgatgtggaaaccgcacctgtagaaatgcagatggagctgatagaactgcaatgtaacgggacactgaaggcaaagtacgacactgcggggccagcacagttcactcgcttcattcctgaagcgatgccgcagctccgccaacatgcggctcgaatcctgtccatgtttggcagcacatatctgtgcgagcagctgttctctgtgatgaaaattaacaaaacgtcacacaggagtcgcctcactgatgaacacctgcaatcgatcctgagaatcttcacaacacagaacctaaccccaaacataaacgaacttgttgcaaagaaaagactccaagtatcaggctctgactaa